In the Styela clava chromosome 8, kaStyClav1.hap1.2, whole genome shotgun sequence genome, one interval contains:
- the LOC120346800 gene encoding alpha-1,3-mannosyl-glycoprotein 4-beta-N-acetylglucosaminyltransferase A-like isoform X2, whose amino-acid sequence MISELLVGSSRIWVAILALYTCAMVYGLMSLNGDTSSRAEQVSTGLENVKMESVKDRLLYDYDPFLSSSENVDPELSIKALEHLPSDFPLSGGLAKPKPFLKAGNAKKNATVVIGIPSIKRQGNDYLISTIESLLRHLTPEQKKETVFMIFLGESDTSYLDDRVQELQKRFPDESMSGSLEAIESKKNRPWIYLSFCGLGAIGKLFRRRTLPLYASFIHSFWNAKPLDWLQVDFARSRICSYDETEKTCFKRLKSVTPEAQPSLFQHIGKVSSLPGKIQKLRDGRFRQ is encoded by the exons CTAGTCGAATATGGGTAGCTATTTTGGCGTTATACACGTGTGCCATGGTTTATGGTCTGATGTCTCTGAATGGCGACACCAGTTCACGTGCAGAACAAGTCTCAACAGGACTAGAAAACGTCAAAATGGAATCTGTAAAGGACCGACTGCTATATGATTATGATCCTTTTCTATCGTCATCTGAGAACGTGGATCCAGAATTATCCATTAAAGCATTAGAACACTTACCTAGTGATTTTCCATTATCTGGCGGTTTAGCTAAACCCAAGCCTTTTTTAAAAGCGGGCAATGCAAAAAAGAATGCCACAGTAGTTATAGGCATTCCCAGTATCAAGAGACAAGGCAATGATTATTTAATATCAACTATCGAGTCATTATTGAGGCATTTGACTCCAGAACAAAAAAAGGAAACAGTTTTTATGATATTTCTTGGAGAAAGCGATACTTCCTATCTCGACGATAGAGTGCAAGAATTACAAAAGAGATTTCCAGATGAATCCATGAGCGGCAGTTTGGAG GCAATAGAATCTAAGAAAAACAGACCGTGGATATATCTATCATTTTGCGGGCTGGGTGCCATTGGAAAACTTTTTCGACGGAGAACATTACCACTGTACGCTTCCTTCATTCACTCTTTCTGGAACGCCAAACCTCTCGATTGGCTTCAGGTTGATTTTGCGAGGTCGCGAATATGCAGTTATGACGAAACTGAAAAAACTTGTTTTAAAAGATTGAAAAGCGTAACACCGGAGGCTCAGCCCTCCTTATTTCAACATATTGGAAA AGTTTCTTCATTACCAGGGAAAATTCAAAAACTCAGAGATGGGAGATTTCGGCAATGA
- the LOC120346800 gene encoding alpha-1,3-mannosyl-glycoprotein 4-beta-N-acetylglucosaminyltransferase A-like isoform X1 produces the protein MISELLVGSSRIWVAILALYTCAMVYGLMSLNGDTSSRAEQVSTGLENVKMESVKDRLLYDYDPFLSSSENVDPELSIKALEHLPSDFPLSGGLAKPKPFLKAGNAKKNATVVIGIPSIKRQGNDYLISTIESLLRHLTPEQKKETVFMIFLGESDTSYLDDRVQELQKRFPDESMSGSLEIISPPKSLYPDWSKTVRSSFGDTLERTKWRSKQNLDQIFLMMYIYHLNPKYYLMMEDDVMASREYMTKLLKAIESKKNRPWIYLSFCGLGAIGKLFRRRTLPLYASFIHSFWNAKPLDWLQVDFARSRICSYDETEKTCFKRLKSVTPEAQPSLFQHIGKVSSLPGKIQKLRDGRFRQ, from the exons CTAGTCGAATATGGGTAGCTATTTTGGCGTTATACACGTGTGCCATGGTTTATGGTCTGATGTCTCTGAATGGCGACACCAGTTCACGTGCAGAACAAGTCTCAACAGGACTAGAAAACGTCAAAATGGAATCTGTAAAGGACCGACTGCTATATGATTATGATCCTTTTCTATCGTCATCTGAGAACGTGGATCCAGAATTATCCATTAAAGCATTAGAACACTTACCTAGTGATTTTCCATTATCTGGCGGTTTAGCTAAACCCAAGCCTTTTTTAAAAGCGGGCAATGCAAAAAAGAATGCCACAGTAGTTATAGGCATTCCCAGTATCAAGAGACAAGGCAATGATTATTTAATATCAACTATCGAGTCATTATTGAGGCATTTGACTCCAGAACAAAAAAAGGAAACAGTTTTTATGATATTTCTTGGAGAAAGCGATACTTCCTATCTCGACGATAGAGTGCAAGAATTACAAAAGAGATTTCCAGATGAATCCATGAGCGGCAGTTTGGAG aTAATCAGCCCCCCAAAAAGTTTGTATCCAGACTGGAGTAAAACTGTACGCTCCAGTTTTGGGGACACATTAGAAAGAACAAAGTGGAGGTCAAAACAAAACTTggatcaaatttttttaatgatgtATATTTATCACTTAAATCCAAAATACTATTTAATGATGGAAGATGACGTCATGGCATCTAGAGAGTACATGACTAAGTTATTGAAA GCAATAGAATCTAAGAAAAACAGACCGTGGATATATCTATCATTTTGCGGGCTGGGTGCCATTGGAAAACTTTTTCGACGGAGAACATTACCACTGTACGCTTCCTTCATTCACTCTTTCTGGAACGCCAAACCTCTCGATTGGCTTCAGGTTGATTTTGCGAGGTCGCGAATATGCAGTTATGACGAAACTGAAAAAACTTGTTTTAAAAGATTGAAAAGCGTAACACCGGAGGCTCAGCCCTCCTTATTTCAACATATTGGAAA AGTTTCTTCATTACCAGGGAAAATTCAAAAACTCAGAGATGGGAGATTTCGGCAATGA